Proteins from a genomic interval of Arachis hypogaea cultivar Tifrunner chromosome 10, arahy.Tifrunner.gnm2.J5K5, whole genome shotgun sequence:
- the LOC112717224 gene encoding uncharacterized protein: MQNGAQILILPCETPFEPTSSGVSHSPTPPPDEGLKPIASLVDRIHSTTKDCTPVFSSADFKIARKGRFTKRSKFGPGFQQPQGGANATSDSHHDGSEIHSNSGDSVPASGDSVPATSRPFHPPRSEPRPAPQMSPHSVRNSLPDHLSLDANADEETLLDEEVDNLHDASGTQIRRGRKTTEFWAVRTIDSDGTIKPAKLSVREAMKRPNGRKIVLRFNNAKQAIGDEAGVLSGVLGLLGSDFGNFPICRTSWREITTKDKVYNECVKQIFHFDEDSEGLIKKNILKSMGKSWKETKLRLYDRFYEPTFTTEQNLENRPPGIDREHWRWYLDYRAKPETKEKCKKNAVNRSKQQYTHTGGSKSFARRMEEESEEQGNMVGKGELWIKVHKKKDGSYINDEARAIGERIEEIEQ, from the exons GAACGGCGCCCAAATCCTTATTCTCCCTTGCGAGACTCCATTTGAACCTACCTCCAGCGGTGTCTCACACAGTCCCACGCCCCCTCCTGACGAAGGCCTGAAACCTATTGCTTCTCTCGTCGATCGCATTCATTCCACTACAAAGGACTGCACTCCCGTCTTCTCGTCTGCG GATTTTAAGATAGCCCGGAAAGGTCGATTCACAAAAAGATCAAAGTTTGGACCAGGGTTTCAGCAACCTCAAGGGGGAGCGAATGCCACTTCAGACTCCCACCATGATGGCTCTGAAATTCACTCGAACAGTGGGGATAGTGTCCCTGCAAGCGGTGATAGTGTCCCCGCTACTTCACGCCCTTTCCATCCCCCGCGAAGTGAACCAAGGCCTGCTCCACAGATGAGCCCACACAGTGTCCGGAACTCGTTGCCAGACCATCTAAGCTTGGACGCTAATGCAGATGAGGAAACTCTTCTTGATGAAGAAGTTGACAACCTTCATGATGCTTCTGGAACTCAGATTCGCAGAGGACGCAAGACTACCGAATTTTGGGCGGTTAGGACCATTG ATTCTGACGGCACAATCAAGCCGGCAAAACTAAGTGTGAGGGAGGCTATGAAACGGCCTAACGGTAGGAAGATCGTGCTTAGGTTCAACAATGCAAAGCAAGCTATTGGGGACGAAGCTGGAGTGTTGAGTGGCGTGCTTGGTTTACTGGGATCTGATTTTGGAAATTTTCCCATTTGTAGAACAAGTTGGCGTGAGATTACCACGAAAGACAAGGTCTATAACGAATGTGTCAAG CAAATATTCCACTTTGATGAAGACAGCGAAGGacttataaagaaaaatattttgaaaagtatgGGAAAGTCTTGGAAGGAAACAAAGCTGAGGTTGTATGACCGTTTTTATGAGCCAACATTCACGACTGAACAAAATCTTGAGAATCGGCCGCCGGGAATTGATCGAGAGCATTGGAGATGGTACCTTGACTATCGCGCCAAACCTGAGACGAAG GAGAAGTGCAAGAAAAACGCGGTCAATCGATCAAAACAACAATATACTCACACTGGCGGCTCGAAAAGCTTCGCACGGCGGATGGAAGAAGAG TCGGAAGAACAAGGAAATATGGTCGGTAAAGGGGAGTTGTGGATCAAGGTGCACAAGAAAAAGGATGGCTCATATATCAATGATGAAGCGAGAGCAATTGGT GAAAGAATTGAAGAGATCGAGCAATAG